A window from Kovacikia minuta CCNUW1 encodes these proteins:
- a CDS encoding O-antigen ligase family protein, translated as MWSEKYRNAFSQPVFWVGVVGIATGLMAGVLSGVKPIYLGLLFVLLALLLYFFTNFEQAVLGLLILRSSLDIFSAQQLPAVLAIGIDGLTLLYIAVQLFRKKPIHVDNFFWIFAAWVASQALWIVLLPIGGLGFDGSYLSVAIREWARLFSCLMIYLLVMQLKNRIAPTRVISLLFLGLVMPLTVATLQAILPASALPEILSAKTFGDASRISGTLGHSNTFATFLLLFVSLTCWKIKQGNNRLPWMLLLGVILFFYVRTMALFSLLMLAVFVVVLITPKANLLKVVAGLLLVGGTIALFASTEFGQARLGSLANTPLLNRDMDISRAILLSAGDNNSFNWRIAQWNYLLEQWQQFPIFGYGLGTSIHVSTNKLLPHNDYIRALVEEGIVGLIAFLAFLGIQVLYLVRLIRSAPHKTVQADFCLTLLAVLLALPIGMLTENIWSHTTFFFYWWTLFSVVSWDWNQLRIRSQESEARSQAAGVRYQVLEKG; from the coding sequence ATGTGGTCAGAGAAATATAGAAACGCTTTCTCCCAACCTGTTTTCTGGGTGGGTGTAGTAGGAATCGCGACAGGTCTGATGGCAGGGGTGCTTTCTGGGGTAAAACCAATTTATTTGGGTTTGCTATTCGTTCTGTTAGCACTTCTGCTGTACTTTTTTACCAACTTTGAGCAAGCGGTTCTGGGGCTTTTGATTTTGCGCAGTTCCCTCGATATTTTTTCTGCCCAGCAACTCCCTGCGGTACTCGCGATCGGCATCGATGGGCTGACATTGCTATACATTGCGGTTCAACTGTTTCGAAAAAAGCCGATACACGTTGACAACTTTTTTTGGATCTTTGCCGCATGGGTAGCTTCGCAAGCATTATGGATCGTGCTTTTGCCCATAGGCGGCTTGGGATTTGACGGTTCCTATCTATCCGTTGCCATTCGGGAGTGGGCGCGTTTGTTCTCCTGTCTCATGATCTATCTATTGGTGATGCAACTTAAAAATCGTATTGCCCCTACCAGAGTCATTTCACTGCTTTTTTTGGGACTGGTTATGCCCCTTACCGTCGCTACTTTGCAAGCGATCCTGCCCGCATCAGCCCTACCAGAAATTCTGTCTGCCAAAACATTTGGTGACGCCTCTCGAATTAGTGGAACGCTGGGTCACTCCAATACGTTTGCAACATTTTTACTGCTCTTTGTTAGTCTGACCTGTTGGAAAATCAAACAAGGGAACAATCGCTTACCGTGGATGCTCCTTCTAGGCGTCATTCTTTTTTTCTACGTGCGCACAATGGCATTGTTTAGCCTGTTGATGTTAGCGGTGTTTGTTGTGGTTCTAATTACCCCTAAAGCAAATCTGCTTAAGGTGGTGGCTGGTTTACTTCTGGTGGGAGGGACGATCGCGCTGTTTGCCAGTACAGAGTTTGGGCAGGCTCGTCTGGGTTCCCTGGCAAATACACCCCTGCTGAATCGGGATATGGACATATCCAGAGCCATTTTGCTCTCGGCTGGTGACAATAACAGTTTTAATTGGCGGATTGCCCAGTGGAACTATCTGCTTGAGCAATGGCAGCAGTTTCCGATCTTCGGCTACGGTTTAGGCACAAGTATCCATGTCAGCACCAATAAGCTGTTACCCCACAATGACTACATCCGGGCATTAGTTGAAGAAGGAATTGTGGGTCTAATCGCCTTTTTGGCTTTTCTGGGAATCCAGGTATTGTACCTGGTGCGTTTAATCCGTTCGGCACCTCACAAAACAGTTCAAGCTGATTTTTGTCTAACGTTGTTAGCTGTGCTTCTGGCACTTCCAATCGGCATGCTGACTGAAAATATTTGGAGCCATACCACCTTCTTCTTTTACTGGTGGACGTTGTTTTCAGTAGTAAGTTGGGACTGGAATCAACTCCGAATCAGAAGTCAAGAATCAGAAGCCAGGAGTCAGGCGGCGGGGGTGAGATATCAGGTGCTGGAGAAAGGATAA
- a CDS encoding Rossmann-fold NAD(P)-binding domain-containing protein, whose product MKFIGRNASSPNATRWDTFEKLIPPEQTPPAERKWQQRYQKSPSFLSLHLGVKADTLPTGTECHHILLEDWNRMEDPEGTIFVSIPTLLDPALAPPNHHIIHTFTPSWMEDWQGLSPTEYQHRKEAAAGRVIARLEKIFPNLSAHLDYQEVGTPRTHRRFLGRDDGTYGPIPSRKLKGLLGMPFNRTSVPGLYCVGDSTFPGQGLNAVAFSGFACAHRVGVDLGF is encoded by the coding sequence GTGAAATTTATCGGGCGAAACGCATCATCTCCCAACGCCACCCGCTGGGACACGTTTGAAAAGCTGATTCCCCCAGAGCAAACGCCACCTGCGGAGCGTAAGTGGCAACAGCGCTACCAGAAATCTCCCAGCTTCTTGAGTTTGCATCTGGGCGTTAAAGCCGATACCCTTCCCACCGGAACCGAATGTCACCACATCCTGCTGGAAGATTGGAACCGAATGGAAGACCCAGAAGGTACCATTTTTGTCTCCATTCCTACCCTTCTAGATCCGGCTCTGGCACCGCCCAACCATCACATCATCCACACCTTTACCCCCAGTTGGATGGAGGACTGGCAGGGGTTGTCTCCTACCGAGTACCAGCACCGGAAGGAAGCCGCCGCAGGGCGAGTTATCGCTCGGCTAGAAAAGATTTTTCCGAATCTGTCTGCCCATCTGGACTATCAGGAAGTGGGTACCCCCCGCACTCACCGTCGGTTTCTGGGACGGGATGACGGCACCTATGGTCCCATTCCCAGCCGCAAACTGAAGGGGCTATTGGGCATGCCCTTCAACCGGACTTCTGTTCCAGGACTGTACTGCGTGGGAGACAGCACCTTTCCAGGGCAGGGACTCAATGCCGTTGCCTTCTCTGGCTTTGCCTGTGCCCATCGCGTTGGGGTAGATCTGGGCTTTTAG
- a CDS encoding glycosyltransferase family 2 protein has product MKLSVILPCYNGEDTLAVQLEALANQQWSGSWELIFVNNGSTDQSVEIAESYRDRFPELRIVNAYTPPGPRLGVPHSYNVGIKAATGDAFVFCESDDEVGYGWLMAMGQALLEHEFIAARIDYRKLNQPWLWTMDSDAYHQETELAPCPVPPHLPYARGCTFGMRRSVYEELGELNTGFPCSVDTEYCWRAHQAGIPIRLVPEAVIHYRLRHNFKAMYKQGRTWGKDFMRLCRRYQSKNHLGDFAALRLILRIPKSLLKGAWLYWQMLMKVPGSRTRYARWIWMLGYGVGELQGIFAPVEEIRAQINVNTPSAVSSH; this is encoded by the coding sequence ATGAAATTAAGTGTAATCTTGCCCTGCTACAACGGGGAAGATACGCTGGCAGTTCAATTGGAAGCACTGGCAAATCAGCAATGGTCAGGTTCCTGGGAACTGATCTTCGTCAACAACGGTTCCACGGATCAATCTGTGGAGATTGCTGAAAGTTACCGCGATCGCTTCCCTGAACTCCGTATTGTGAATGCCTATACCCCCCCAGGTCCCCGATTGGGTGTACCCCACTCCTACAATGTTGGAATTAAAGCTGCGACAGGAGATGCATTCGTTTTTTGCGAATCAGACGATGAGGTTGGTTATGGCTGGCTAATGGCAATGGGTCAGGCGCTGCTTGAGCACGAATTCATCGCGGCTCGAATTGACTATCGCAAGCTGAATCAACCCTGGCTCTGGACAATGGACAGTGATGCCTACCACCAGGAGACAGAGTTAGCCCCCTGTCCCGTTCCACCCCATTTACCCTATGCCAGGGGTTGCACATTTGGCATGCGTCGATCGGTTTACGAAGAGTTAGGAGAACTCAACACCGGCTTCCCCTGTTCAGTTGACACCGAATATTGCTGGAGAGCACATCAGGCTGGAATCCCCATTCGCCTTGTCCCTGAAGCAGTCATTCACTACCGTTTGCGTCACAACTTTAAGGCAATGTACAAGCAAGGTCGCACCTGGGGAAAAGACTTTATGCGTTTGTGCCGACGCTATCAAAGCAAAAATCATTTGGGCGATTTTGCCGCTCTCAGGCTAATTCTACGCATTCCAAAATCCCTTCTGAAAGGAGCCTGGCTTTACTGGCAGATGTTGATGAAAGTACCAGGTAGCCGTACACGATATGCCCGATGGATCTGGATGCTTGGTTATGGGGTTGGCGAACTGCAAGGCATTTTTGCCCCTGTTGAGGAGATTAGAGCTCAGATCAACGTCAACACGCCTTCAGCGGTTTCATCCCACTGA
- the dapB gene encoding 4-hydroxy-tetrahydrodipicolinate reductase: MAGQLPIPVLVNGAAGKMGREVIKAVAQAEDMVLMGAVDRSPEYQGQDAGELAGCDPLEVPITNDFQPMLAFVSQEKQLAVMVDFTHPDSVYENIRSAIAYGVRPVVGTTGLSPEQIRDLAEFADKASTGCLIIPNFSIGMVLLQQAAIQASQHFDHVEIIELHHNQKADAPSGTALQTAQMLAEYGKSFNPPAVQETEKLPGARGSHAEADIRIHSVRLPGLIAHQEVIFGAPGQVYTLRHDTSDRACYMPGVLLAIRKVIQLKNLVYGLEKIL; this comes from the coding sequence ATGGCAGGTCAGCTTCCCATTCCAGTCTTGGTGAATGGTGCAGCGGGTAAAATGGGGCGCGAGGTGATTAAAGCGGTCGCCCAGGCAGAGGATATGGTTTTAATGGGAGCGGTAGACCGTAGCCCGGAGTATCAGGGGCAGGATGCTGGAGAACTGGCGGGTTGCGATCCATTAGAAGTGCCAATCACGAACGATTTTCAGCCCATGCTGGCGTTTGTGTCTCAGGAAAAGCAACTTGCCGTAATGGTGGACTTTACCCACCCCGATTCGGTGTATGAGAATATTCGATCGGCGATCGCCTACGGAGTGCGTCCGGTCGTTGGGACAACTGGGCTGAGTCCAGAGCAAATTCGAGACCTGGCAGAGTTTGCCGATAAAGCCAGTACGGGTTGTCTAATTATCCCCAATTTTTCGATCGGAATGGTTCTGCTGCAACAGGCAGCAATTCAGGCATCCCAGCATTTTGACCACGTTGAAATTATTGAGCTGCACCACAATCAAAAAGCCGACGCTCCCAGCGGAACTGCGCTGCAAACTGCCCAAATGTTGGCAGAGTATGGTAAATCCTTCAATCCGCCCGCTGTACAGGAAACCGAAAAACTGCCTGGAGCCAGGGGGAGCCACGCCGAAGCGGATATTCGGATTCACAGCGTGCGCCTGCCCGGTCTAATTGCCCACCAGGAAGTCATTTTTGGTGCTCCTGGTCAGGTCTATACCCTGCGCCACGATACCAGCGATCGTGCCTGCTACATGCCCGGTGTATTACTGGCGATTCGCAAAGTCATTCAGCTTAAAAATCTAGTGTATGGATTGGAGAAGATTTTGTAA
- a CDS encoding M90 family metallopeptidase codes for MLEAIAVLLIIGLVTAGILAYPHLIAQRRNRLKHRPFPPLWQAVVENHLPLYVHLSPVERRRLQGHIQVFLAEKQFIGCQGLQVTEEMQVVVAAIACLLLLNEHCNYFPRLRSILVYPDVYFVNETTAVDNLVVQERQVARLGESWTRDQVVLSWKQVKQDTRNWKDGQNVVLHEFAHQLDQEDGTAEGVPVLQQNADYSTWTKVMTAEYQQLCHAVQQGFKTVLDSYGATNPAEFFAVATETFFEKPRQLLNSYPALYEQLQHYYQLDPARWGK; via the coding sequence ATGTTGGAAGCGATCGCAGTTTTGCTCATCATTGGACTGGTTACCGCGGGGATTCTAGCTTATCCACACCTCATTGCTCAGCGGCGAAACCGGCTCAAACATCGCCCTTTTCCACCCCTGTGGCAGGCTGTCGTCGAAAACCATCTTCCTCTCTATGTCCACCTTTCTCCAGTTGAGCGCAGACGGCTTCAGGGACACATTCAGGTGTTTCTGGCTGAAAAACAGTTTATTGGTTGTCAGGGTTTACAGGTGACGGAGGAAATGCAGGTTGTGGTCGCAGCGATCGCCTGTCTGCTGCTGCTCAATGAACACTGCAACTACTTTCCCAGACTGCGATCGATCCTGGTTTACCCCGATGTGTATTTTGTCAATGAAACAACGGCTGTAGACAACTTAGTGGTTCAGGAAAGACAGGTGGCAAGACTGGGAGAATCGTGGACCCGCGACCAGGTCGTGTTGTCCTGGAAGCAGGTAAAACAGGACACACGCAACTGGAAGGACGGACAAAATGTTGTGTTGCATGAATTTGCCCATCAACTCGATCAGGAGGACGGAACAGCCGAAGGGGTTCCAGTGTTGCAACAAAACGCCGACTATTCCACCTGGACAAAGGTCATGACAGCGGAATACCAGCAGCTTTGTCATGCTGTACAACAGGGCTTCAAAACGGTGCTAGACAGCTATGGAGCCACCAATCCTGCGGAATTTTTTGCCGTTGCCACAGAAACCTTCTTCGAAAAACCACGCCAACTCCTGAACAGCTATCCAGCTTTGTACGAGCAACTGCAACACTACTACCAGCTTGACCCGGCACGATGGGGGAAATAA
- the hisC gene encoding histidinol-phosphate transaminase: MTSYFRPNINTMAGYVPGEQPKPGTKIIKLNTNENPYPPSPAAIAVLRNLDSEWLRRYPDPYANDFRRAVSEVLDVPTDWIMVGNGSDDILNVIIRACAEIGRKVVYPMPTYVLYRTLAEIQPAERIEIPYGEKYHLPMEELVAANGAVTFIASPNSPSGHVVPIDTLRELASRLSGILVVDEAYVDFANETALPLVKEFEQVIVVRTLSKGYALAGLRLGFGIANPKLLSGLFKVKDSYNIDAIACAVGTAAMRDQDYKNACAEKVKASRATLMGDLKQLGFQIRDSQTNFLLAQPPQNNAEQIYLALKERGILVRYFNQPGLTDKLRITVGTDEQNQMLIEALLHLV, encoded by the coding sequence ATGACCTCCTACTTTCGCCCCAACATCAATACGATGGCTGGCTATGTTCCTGGCGAACAGCCTAAGCCTGGGACAAAGATCATCAAACTCAATACCAACGAGAACCCCTATCCTCCCTCTCCAGCAGCGATCGCGGTTCTCAGGAATTTGGACAGTGAATGGCTGCGGCGTTACCCCGACCCTTATGCCAACGATTTTCGCCGCGCTGTTAGCGAAGTGTTGGATGTTCCCACGGATTGGATCATGGTTGGCAACGGCAGTGACGATATCCTGAATGTGATCATTCGCGCCTGTGCCGAAATTGGACGGAAAGTTGTCTACCCGATGCCAACCTATGTGCTGTATCGCACCCTGGCGGAAATACAGCCTGCGGAACGCATCGAAATTCCCTATGGGGAGAAATACCACCTACCAATGGAAGAACTCGTAGCAGCAAACGGCGCTGTGACTTTCATTGCATCTCCCAACAGTCCCTCTGGGCATGTCGTTCCGATCGACACGTTGCGAGAATTAGCCTCCCGGTTGTCCGGTATTTTAGTCGTGGATGAGGCTTATGTTGACTTTGCCAATGAAACAGCATTGCCCCTTGTGAAGGAATTTGAACAGGTCATAGTCGTGCGGACCCTATCCAAAGGCTACGCTCTGGCAGGGTTACGCCTGGGGTTTGGAATTGCCAATCCCAAATTATTGAGTGGATTGTTTAAAGTCAAAGATAGCTACAACATTGATGCGATCGCCTGTGCCGTTGGAACTGCGGCAATGCGAGATCAGGATTACAAAAATGCCTGTGCCGAAAAGGTAAAAGCCTCCCGTGCAACCTTAATGGGAGATCTCAAACAGTTGGGCTTTCAGATTCGGGACTCCCAAACCAACTTCTTGCTGGCACAGCCTCCTCAAAACAATGCAGAGCAGATTTATTTGGCATTAAAAGAACGGGGAATTCTTGTCCGCTATTTCAACCAACCTGGTCTGACCGACAAATTACGAATTACTGTGGGTACGGACGAACAGAATCAGATGTTGATAGAAGCATTGCTGCATCTGGTGTAA
- a CDS encoding SGNH/GDSL hydrolase family protein, which translates to MLKTNRKPIKYTSSYRFSRKKRPFPRLWMILLSIPLALIVLELLMRVVVGFSGKAPELDAYQGEPLNITAYRLKYLNSSGQPFEGLPNQGRLKVKYSPLMGYRLVGNQQSNVWGINAQGFRSDQAIAPSKSKDEVRIFILGGSTAFGQLSSNNQTTFASKLETLLNQQVATQKSNPKKFRPDVMPYFADELAKAMALPSKIRESRYRVVNAAVPGYMSSNELSQLALQILTYQPNFVVVVDGYADLLVPSSQEGTDIPGNEQLLTHASGHFFSDVNQSLKRWVYQSYLIRGFQYWVLRPQDAVHQLIPPAGSEKVLAQHLTADSKELSQRTTRYRNNLEQIARLTSAAKIPLILALQPEISGRNPKHLSPHEKKILDQLGSTYTERVKTGYTQLQQSIEQVKADFPKGVVTLNLNNAYSNFAGEAFQDAIHLTDEANTVLADQLYETIAKQLLVQPKPNSAATAPGN; encoded by the coding sequence ATGTTAAAGACGAACCGCAAACCGATTAAATACACCTCCAGCTATAGGTTCAGCCGCAAAAAACGCCCGTTTCCTCGGCTTTGGATGATTCTGCTGAGCATTCCTCTAGCCCTAATTGTTCTAGAGCTTCTGATGCGGGTGGTTGTCGGTTTTTCTGGAAAAGCACCTGAACTAGATGCTTACCAGGGCGAACCCCTCAATATCACTGCTTATCGGTTGAAATATCTTAATTCTTCTGGTCAACCGTTTGAAGGGTTACCCAATCAGGGACGTTTGAAGGTGAAGTACAGTCCGCTGATGGGCTATCGTCTGGTGGGCAATCAACAGAGCAATGTCTGGGGCATTAATGCCCAAGGGTTTCGATCGGATCAGGCGATCGCTCCCTCCAAATCTAAGGATGAAGTGCGAATTTTTATATTGGGTGGTTCAACTGCGTTTGGGCAACTCAGTTCCAACAACCAAACCACATTTGCTAGCAAGTTGGAAACCCTTTTGAATCAGCAGGTGGCAACCCAGAAAAGCAATCCGAAGAAATTTCGCCCGGATGTGATGCCCTATTTTGCTGACGAATTAGCTAAGGCAATGGCATTGCCATCAAAAATTCGTGAGAGCCGCTATCGGGTTGTTAATGCAGCGGTTCCTGGTTATATGTCGAGTAATGAGTTATCTCAACTGGCGTTGCAAATCCTGACCTACCAGCCCAACTTTGTGGTGGTAGTAGACGGTTATGCCGATCTGCTGGTGCCCAGTAGCCAGGAAGGAACAGATATTCCTGGTAACGAGCAATTACTGACCCATGCATCGGGGCATTTCTTCTCGGATGTAAATCAGTCGTTAAAGCGTTGGGTTTACCAATCCTATTTGATTCGTGGATTTCAGTACTGGGTATTACGCCCTCAGGATGCGGTTCATCAGTTAATTCCACCTGCGGGCAGTGAAAAGGTTTTGGCGCAACATCTGACCGCAGATTCTAAGGAACTGAGCCAGCGGACTACCCGTTACCGCAATAACCTGGAGCAAATTGCCCGCCTCACTTCCGCTGCTAAGATTCCGTTGATTCTGGCACTCCAACCCGAAATTTCCGGTCGGAATCCGAAGCATCTTTCTCCCCATGAGAAGAAGATTTTGGATCAGTTGGGTTCTACCTATACAGAGCGAGTCAAAACGGGCTACACCCAACTTCAACAATCGATAGAGCAGGTTAAAGCTGATTTTCCTAAAGGGGTTGTTACCTTAAACCTGAATAATGCCTATTCAAATTTTGCCGGAGAAGCATTCCAAGATGCGATTCATCTTACGGATGAGGCAAATACTGTATTGGCAGACCAACTGTATGAGACGATCGCCAAGCAACTACTAGTTCAACCGAAGCCAAATAGCGCCGCCACTGCTCCTGGAAATTAG
- a CDS encoding type 1 glutamine amidotransferase domain-containing protein codes for MTQELNNKKVAILVADGFEQVELTEPKQALEQAGAQTHIISPNNDKVQGWNHFDKGDEFPVDVTLDRANPDDYDALLLPGGVANPDQLRMQEKAVRFIRSFFDAAKPVAAICHGPWTLIEADVVQDRTVTSWPSLQTDLKNAGANWVDQEVVVDQGLVTSRKPQDIPAFNRKIIEEFAEGKHQKQQVSAAR; via the coding sequence ATGACGCAAGAACTCAATAACAAAAAAGTGGCAATCCTTGTTGCCGATGGATTTGAACAGGTTGAACTAACCGAACCCAAGCAAGCTTTAGAACAGGCAGGTGCCCAAACCCATATTATTTCTCCCAATAACGATAAGGTTCAGGGTTGGAACCATTTTGATAAAGGGGACGAGTTCCCTGTCGATGTAACGCTGGATCGTGCCAACCCGGATGACTACGATGCACTGTTGCTTCCGGGTGGAGTTGCCAATCCAGATCAACTCCGCATGCAGGAAAAGGCGGTTCGTTTTATTCGCTCTTTCTTTGATGCGGCAAAACCTGTTGCGGCGATTTGCCACGGTCCCTGGACTCTCATTGAGGCAGATGTGGTTCAGGACCGAACGGTGACTTCCTGGCCCTCGTTGCAAACGGATTTGAAAAATGCTGGGGCGAACTGGGTCGATCAAGAAGTCGTCGTCGATCAAGGTCTGGTAACTAGCCGCAAGCCTCAGGATATTCCTGCTTTCAACCGCAAAATTATTGAAGAGTTTGCGGAAGGAAAGCATCAGAAACAACAAGTTTCAGCGGCACGATAG
- a CDS encoding FAD-dependent oxidoreductase translates to MTISASSSSQTTQSEHSNSIAKAISTEWDAIVIGSGIGGLVTATQLAAKGAQVLVLERYLIPGGSAGYFERHGYRFDVGASMIFGFGNRGTTNLLTRALEAVNVSLETIPDPVQIHYHLPNGLDLKVHQDYEKFLQELITLFPHEQAGIRRFYDECWKVFNCLNVMDLLSLEEPRYLTRVFFQHPFACLGLVQYLPQNAGDIARRYINDSTLLKFIDMECYCWSVVPADRTPMINAGMVFSDRHYGGINYPKGGVGQIAQKLVEGLQKCGGQIQYKARVTKILQEKGRAVGVQLASGEIYRAKRIISQRHPLGHV, encoded by the coding sequence ATGACCATTTCTGCAAGTTCTTCCTCCCAAACGACTCAATCTGAGCATTCCAATTCCATTGCTAAAGCCATTTCAACGGAATGGGATGCGATCGTCATTGGCTCAGGCATTGGAGGACTGGTCACCGCCACCCAACTGGCAGCGAAGGGAGCGCAGGTTCTAGTGTTGGAGCGTTATCTGATTCCAGGTGGCAGTGCGGGCTATTTTGAGCGTCACGGCTATCGGTTTGATGTGGGAGCCTCCATGATTTTTGGCTTTGGGAATCGGGGTACCACCAATCTGCTCACCCGTGCCCTAGAAGCCGTCAATGTCAGCCTGGAAACGATTCCTGATCCAGTTCAGATTCACTACCACCTGCCCAACGGTTTAGATCTCAAAGTCCACCAGGATTACGAAAAATTCTTGCAGGAATTGATTACCCTTTTTCCCCACGAGCAGGCAGGAATTCGTCGTTTCTACGATGAGTGCTGGAAGGTTTTCAACTGTTTGAACGTAATGGATTTGCTCTCCCTGGAAGAACCCCGGTATCTGACGCGGGTCTTTTTCCAGCATCCCTTTGCCTGTCTGGGACTCGTCCAATACCTGCCCCAAAATGCTGGAGATATTGCCCGCCGTTATATTAACGATTCAACCTTGCTGAAGTTTATTGATATGGAATGCTACTGCTGGTCGGTTGTGCCAGCAGACCGCACTCCAATGATCAACGCAGGCATGGTGTTTAGCGATCGTCACTATGGTGGGATCAACTATCCCAAAGGGGGCGTTGGGCAAATTGCCCAAAAGCTGGTCGAAGGCTTACAGAAGTGTGGTGGACAAATTCAATACAAAGCCAGAGTCACCAAAATTCTGCAAGAAAAGGGGCGGGCTGTGGGAGTACAACTGGCATCCGGTGAAATTTATCGGGCGAAACGCATCATCTCCCAACGCCACCCGCTGGGACACGTTTGA
- a CDS encoding APC family permease, translating into MARQMSSARRSRKKFVRWLLEEDRRGKTAEKAGAYSKETTHRKHPWWQVMCLTGVDYFSTLGYQPGIAALAAGALSPFATLILVLLTLFGALPIYRRVADISPHGEGSIAMLEHLLSWWQGKLLVLCLLGFVATDFIITITLSAADATAHVVENPLVPKALHGHEIGITLALVTLLGAVFLKGFREAIGIAVFLVGTYLLLNLIAIGVSAHQIISHPSVITDWQTTLFANHGNPLVMLGVSAILFPKLALGLSGFETGVAVMPLVQGKSSDTEERPQGRIYNTHKLLTTAAVIMSFFLITSSLVTTLLIPAQEFQAGGRANGRALAYLAHLYLGEGFGTIYDLSTISILWFAGASAMAGLLNIVPRYLPRYGMAPNWARATRPLVLVYTAIAFVVTILFRASVEAQGGAYATGVLVLMTSAAFAVTLAAHRHHSRRGTWTFGVITLVFVYTTITNIIERPEGIRIAAFFIGTIIVTSLVSRVWRSTELRFDHIEIDETAHRFITEEEASQGTIRLIANRRNEGDEQEYFMKEKEVREDNHIPETDSVLFLEIQVSDASEFVDNIRVQGVQVGKYRILQAQGAAVPNTIAAILFYLRDQTGKIPHAYFGWVEGNPIQYLLRFMLFGEGDIAVVTREVLRRAEKNPERRPAIHVGG; encoded by the coding sequence ATGGCTAGGCAGATGAGTTCGGCCAGACGATCGCGCAAAAAGTTTGTGCGTTGGTTGCTTGAGGAAGATCGGCGGGGAAAGACAGCGGAAAAGGCAGGCGCATATTCTAAGGAAACAACGCATCGTAAACATCCCTGGTGGCAAGTCATGTGTTTAACCGGGGTTGATTATTTTTCAACGCTGGGTTATCAACCTGGGATTGCAGCCCTTGCTGCGGGTGCTTTGTCTCCTTTTGCGACCCTGATTCTGGTTCTGCTGACCTTGTTTGGGGCACTGCCGATCTACCGTCGGGTGGCGGATATTAGCCCCCACGGTGAGGGGTCGATCGCCATGCTGGAGCATCTTCTCTCCTGGTGGCAGGGTAAGCTACTGGTTCTCTGTTTGTTGGGTTTTGTGGCAACGGATTTTATTATTACTATTACTCTTTCCGCTGCTGACGCAACCGCCCATGTCGTCGAAAATCCCCTCGTCCCAAAGGCTCTGCACGGGCATGAGATTGGCATTACGCTGGCGTTGGTTACGTTGCTGGGAGCTGTGTTTCTCAAGGGATTCCGAGAGGCGATCGGAATTGCAGTTTTCCTGGTTGGCACCTACCTCCTGTTGAATTTAATTGCCATCGGTGTTAGTGCGCATCAAATTATCAGTCATCCCTCGGTAATCACTGATTGGCAAACTACCCTATTCGCCAACCACGGTAATCCTTTAGTCATGCTAGGGGTAAGTGCAATCCTATTTCCAAAGCTGGCGCTAGGGCTTTCTGGGTTTGAGACGGGTGTGGCAGTCATGCCATTGGTTCAAGGAAAAAGCAGCGATACAGAGGAACGTCCCCAGGGGCGGATTTACAACACCCATAAGCTGCTGACCACGGCGGCGGTCATCATGAGCTTCTTTCTGATTACCAGCAGTCTGGTGACAACCCTACTCATTCCCGCCCAGGAGTTCCAGGCTGGTGGCAGAGCGAATGGGCGTGCCCTGGCATACCTTGCCCATCTCTATTTAGGGGAGGGTTTCGGAACCATTTACGACCTCAGTACCATTTCTATTCTCTGGTTTGCAGGTGCTTCGGCAATGGCAGGGCTGTTAAATATTGTTCCCCGCTATTTGCCGCGCTATGGAATGGCACCTAATTGGGCACGGGCTACTCGTCCGTTGGTGCTGGTCTATACCGCGATCGCCTTTGTTGTTACCATTCTTTTTAGAGCAAGTGTGGAAGCCCAGGGGGGAGCTTACGCCACTGGTGTATTGGTGTTGATGACCTCTGCTGCCTTTGCGGTGACGCTTGCTGCTCATCGCCATCATTCCCGCCGAGGAACTTGGACGTTTGGAGTCATTACTCTGGTATTTGTTTATACCACTATCACCAATATCATTGAACGCCCTGAAGGGATTAGAATCGCAGCTTTTTTTATTGGCACGATCATTGTCACTTCACTGGTTTCACGGGTTTGGCGATCGACAGAACTACGATTTGACCATATTGAAATCGACGAAACCGCTCATCGCTTTATCACTGAGGAGGAAGCAAGCCAGGGAACCATCCGGCTGATTGCAAACCGCCGCAACGAAGGGGATGAGCAGGAATATTTTATGAAAGAAAAAGAGGTTCGTGAGGATAACCATATTCCAGAGACAGATTCAGTTTTATTTCTTGAAATCCAGGTATCTGATGCATCCGAATTCGTGGATAACATTCGGGTACAGGGGGTACAGGTTGGAAAATACCGAATCTTACAAGCTCAAGGAGCTGCCGTACCTAATACCATTGCCGCCATCTTGTTTTACCTGCGCGACCAGACAGGGAAGATACCTCACGCCTACTTTGGTTGGGTAGAAGGCAATCCCATTCAATACCTGCTGCGCTTTATGTTGTTTGGCGAGGGTGATATTGCAGTGGTTACCCGTGAGGTGTTGCGTCGGGCTGAGAAAAATCCTGAGCGGCGTCCTGCAATTCATGTGGGAGGGTAG